The following coding sequences lie in one Benincasa hispida cultivar B227 chromosome 6, ASM972705v1, whole genome shotgun sequence genomic window:
- the LOC120079008 gene encoding protein TONNEAU 1b-like isoform X2 — protein sequence MDDYTREMMDLKTLVTRTLEKKGVLAKIRAELRASVFEAIEEEDRVIEKDDGLPPALLGSCNDRAKQLHASPSGRLLTALICEYLDWAQLNHTLKVYLPECNMQKDSWKAELKEFSSKNGYDLNRNGDSGPLLLDVLEGFLKFENLSQARGPGRRITTSESDSMSSHDSRNSRRPSSSVAGGLPPLGRPGAGSQASGSSMSGYRKDEYSWRYDGNELPEDVMRTSAALENLQLDRKARNLTSSWRHGGDGINEDDSRGEHM from the exons aTGGACGATTATACCAGAGAAATGATGGACTTGAAGACCCTTGTCACTCGGACTCTCGAGAAGAAGGGCGTCCTCGCTAAGATCCGT GCTGAACTTAGAGCTAGTGTATTTGAGGCAATTGAAGAAGAGGATCGTGTTATTGAGAAAGATGATGGATTGCCACCTGCATTACTTGGTAGTTGCAATGATCGAGCAAAGCAGCTTCATGCTTCACCATCAG GGAGGCTGCTTACTGCTCTAATATGTGAATATTTAGATTGGGCTCAGCTAAACCACACTCTAAAAGTTTATCTCCCGGAGTGCAATATG CAAAAAGATTCTTGGAAAGCTGAATTGAAGGAATTTAGTAGTAAAAATGGATATGATCTTAACAGAAATGGAGATAGTGGACCGTTGCTCTTGGATGTTcttgagggattcttgaagtTTGAG AATTTATCTCAAGCAAGGGGTCCCGGAAGGAGAATAACCACTTCAGAATCTGATTCAATGTCCAGTCATGATTCTCGAAACAGTAGGAGACCTTCGTCATCTGTTGCAGGGGGTTTACCTCCGCTAGGAAG GCCTGGTGCTGGTTCACAGGCATCTG GATCTTCAATGTCTGGTTATCGGAAAGATGAATACAGTTGGAGATATGATGGCAATGAGCTTCCCGAGGATGTAATGAGAACCTCAGCTGCATTGGAAAACCTGCAACTGGATCGAAAAGCTAGAAACCTAACCTCATCTTGGCG ACATGGAGGAGATGGTATCAATGAGGATGATAGCAGAGGTGAACATATGTAA
- the LOC120080520 gene encoding cingulin-like encodes MKKLFFFRSSAPSNGSTEVSPSKTEKQDFTGQPFEGTGLRRSRSLSSASLLDGGKHKSPSGSKDKNRSPYGNFIGTSDQQCERSNRCQTPPLRRQCRAKQFEIPYNDYGAVPERPCSASASSCQSYGESSGNSSTSSSNVSSKILDRYIDDGEQQKESSKPQKSIPSRNYPGNGSGRRPPRGRCTAPTSPKYVIDEKTTSHPFEEFPSSNYHFFPAKYAENGFGHESPRTIAKNVIERLSQSHGIPKTNTKGFDNSMPPITVEDIHDRSSDEHYGSNVNVIPPKFYSVNEPSEATDRINMESSGLHRQNLINHSEMLNLVETEEDMDGELKRRIKLAKERVILFREERDRESFLQQRTGISGLIQTIRHITEEKMSLALEVLSLLQSQITERASAKEELKLAKEILDSQTKKLDREKTELQLELEKELDRRSKDWSLKLEKYQLEEQRLRERVRELAEQNVSLQREVSLLNEKDKENRSLMSNSEQKVKDLSVMMDKLRDENQILMQNFSDLQDKYKTAKEDRESFKRNFEEKDKECKELYKATTRFTRTCCDQQKTINGLQERFTHELGKKTEIERFDKHVAKLQMEQIRLTEVELGLRKELESCRFEIDSLRHENINIFNRLKHNGRDNGALTIKLDDEMLARVDCLQHQGLTLLNESSQLCAELFEFIKERVHCLSDSMQGVEVVKNNLDGLYFIESEMKVQGLKRGIESLKRSLKISSSLLHKKSNLAASEVHSQCVDADESMQLNCEATEDVVKSELKAERLLTSLLREKLYSKELEIEQLQGEIATAARANHILRCEVQSAQDNISCITHKLKDQELQILKRDENVNRLQNDLEESTTELAIIRGTVPKISEERDIMWDQVKQYSEENMLLNSEVNLLKKKIETLEEDILLREGQITILKDSLRNKSFDLLGNIESTDEFLVR; translated from the exons ATGAAGAAATTGTTCTTTTTCAGATCTTCAGCACCCAGCAATGGCAGTACTGAAGTTTCTCCATCAAAAACAGAGAAACAAGATTTCACAGGCCAGCCATTTGAAG GTACTGGTCTTAGAAGAAGTCGCTCGCTGTCTTCAGCGTCATTGCTTGATGGTGGGAAGCATAAGAGTCCTTCTGGGTCGAAGGATAAAAATAGATCTCCATATGGTAATTTCATTGGCACTTCAGACCAGCAATGTGAACGTTCAAACCG CTGTCAAACACCACCATTAAGAAGACAGTGTAGGGCAAAGCAATTTGAGATACCATATAATGATTATGGAGCTGTACCAGAGAGGCCTTGTTCTGCATCTGCTTCTTCGTGCCAAAGTTATGGTGAGTCTTCTGGAAATTCTTCCACTTCCTCTAGTAATGTCTCAAGCAAAATCTTGGATCGATATATTGATGATGGAGAGCAACAGAAAGAATCAAGCAAACCCCAAAAGAGTATTCCTTCGAGAAATTACCCTGGAAATGGTAGTGGGAGGCGGCCCCCACGAGGTCGATGTACAGCACCCACTTCGCCAAAATATGTTATTGATGAAAAGACAACGAGTCATCCGTTTGAAGAATTTCCGAGTTCAAATTATCACTTCTTTCCTGCAAAGTATGCTGAAAATGGATTTGGGCATGAATCTCCAAGGACCATAGCGAAGAATGTAATTGAGAGACTTTCCCAATCTCATGGAATTCCTAAAACAAATACAAAGGGATTTGACAACAGTATGCCGCCAATCACTGTAGAAGATATACATGATAGATCATCAGATGAGCATTATGGTTCCAATGTGAATGTGATTCCGCCGAAATTCTATTCAGTAAATGAACCTTCCGAAGCTACTGATAGAATTAATATGGAGAGCTCTGGTTTACATAGACAGAACTTAATAAATCATAGTGAAATGTTAAACCTTGTTGAAACTGAAGAGGATATGGACGGGGAACTCAAGAGGAGAATCAAGTTGGCAAAGGAGCGAGTCATCCTGTTCAGAGAAGAACGTGACCGTGAAAGCTTTCTTCAACAGAGGACGGGAATTTCAGGTTTGATTCAGACAATTAGACATATTACTGAGGAGAAAATGAGCTTAGCACTTGAGGTTTTAAGTCTTCTACAGTCCCAAATTACGGAAAGAGCTTCTGCAAAGGAAGAACTGAAACTGGCAAAGGAAATATTGGATTCTCAAACTAAGAAACTGGATAGAGAAAAGACTGAATTGCAGTTAGAACTGGAGAAAGAGCTGGACAGGAGGTCGAAGGACTGGTCATTAAAGCTAGAAAAGTACCAGTTGGAAGAACAAAGGCTTCGTGAAAGAGTTCGGGAGCTAGCAGAACAGAATGTATCTCTACAAAGGGAAGTTTCTCTTCTTAATGAGAAGGACAAAGAGAATAGAAGCTTAATGTCAAATTCGGAGCAAAAAGTTAAGGACTTGTCTGTAATGATGGACAAATTACGGGATGAAAACCAAATTTTGATGCAGAATTTCTCCGACTTGCAGGATAAGTACAAAACTGCTAAAGAAGATAGAGAATCctttaagagaaattttgagGAGAAGGATAAGGAATGCAAGGAGTTGTATAAAGCGACAACGAGGTTTACGAGGACTTGCTGTGACCAGCAGAAAACAATCAACGGATTGCAGGAAAGGTTTACTCATGAATTAGGAAAGAAAACAGAAATTGAAAGGTTCGATAAGCATGTGGCAAAATTGCAGATGGAGCAAATAAGGTTAACTGAAGTAGAATTGGGATTGAGAAAGGAACTAGAATCTTGCAGGTTTGAAATTGATTCACTACGGcatgaaaatataaacatattCAACCGTCTAAAGCATAACGGGAGAGATAATGGTGCTTTAACCATCAAGCTGGATGACGAAATGTTAGCACGTGTTGATTGTCTACAACATCAAGGGCTAACATTATTAAATGAAAGCTCCCAGTTATGTGCAGAATTATTTGAGTTCATAAAAGAGAGAGTTCATTGTCTTTCAGATAGTATGCAGGGGGTGGAAGTGGTGAAGAACAACTTGGATGGGCTATATTTTATTGAATCTGAGATGAAAGTTCAAGGATTGAAGCGTggaattgaaagcttaaaacGGAGTTTAAAGATATCATCTTCATTGTTGCATAAGAAATCCAACCTAGCTGCTTCGGAAGTCCATTCTCAGTGTGTAGATGCAGATGAGTCAATGCAATTAAATTGTGAAGCTACAGAG GATGTCGTAAAATCTGAGCTCAAAGCAGAAAGATTACTAACGAGTCTGTTGAGAGAGAAGCTTTACTCTAAGGAGCTGGAAATTGAGCAGCTGCAAGGGGAAATTGCAACGGCAGCTAGAGCAAACCACATTCTTAGATGTGAAGTACAAAGTGCACAAGACAACATATCCTGCATTACACACAAGCTTAAAGATCAAGAACTTCAG ATTTTGAAAAGAGACGAGAATGTGAACCGGCTACAAAATGACCTTGAAGAATCTACTACAGAATTAGCGATCATTAGGGGAACTGTGCCAAAGATTTCTGAGGAAAGAGACATTATGTGGGACCAAGTGAAACAatacagtgaagaaaatatgtTACTTAACTCGGAGGTTAATctattgaaaaagaagattgaaaCTCTTGAGGAAGACATACTTCTGAGGGAAGGTCAGATTACAATCCTCAAAGACTCTCTGAGAAACAAATCTTTCGACCTTCTTGGTAACATCGAATCCACAGACGAATTTCTTGTTCGATGA
- the LOC120079008 gene encoding protein TONNEAU 1a-like isoform X1, which produces MDDYTREMMDLKTLVTRTLEKKGVLAKIRAELRASVFEAIEEEDRVIEKDDGLPPALLGSCNDRAKQLHASPSGRLLTALICEYLDWAQLNHTLKVYLPECNMQKDSWKAELKEFSSKNGYDLNRNGDSGPLLLDVLEGFLKFENLSQARGPGRRITTSESDSMSSHDSRNSRRPSSSVAGGLPPLGRPGAGSQASDRRVGSSMSGYRKDEYSWRYDGNELPEDVMRTSAALENLQLDRKARNLTSSWRHGGDGINEDDSRGEHM; this is translated from the exons aTGGACGATTATACCAGAGAAATGATGGACTTGAAGACCCTTGTCACTCGGACTCTCGAGAAGAAGGGCGTCCTCGCTAAGATCCGT GCTGAACTTAGAGCTAGTGTATTTGAGGCAATTGAAGAAGAGGATCGTGTTATTGAGAAAGATGATGGATTGCCACCTGCATTACTTGGTAGTTGCAATGATCGAGCAAAGCAGCTTCATGCTTCACCATCAG GGAGGCTGCTTACTGCTCTAATATGTGAATATTTAGATTGGGCTCAGCTAAACCACACTCTAAAAGTTTATCTCCCGGAGTGCAATATG CAAAAAGATTCTTGGAAAGCTGAATTGAAGGAATTTAGTAGTAAAAATGGATATGATCTTAACAGAAATGGAGATAGTGGACCGTTGCTCTTGGATGTTcttgagggattcttgaagtTTGAG AATTTATCTCAAGCAAGGGGTCCCGGAAGGAGAATAACCACTTCAGAATCTGATTCAATGTCCAGTCATGATTCTCGAAACAGTAGGAGACCTTCGTCATCTGTTGCAGGGGGTTTACCTCCGCTAGGAAG GCCTGGTGCTGGTTCACAGGCATCTG ATAGGAGGGTAGGATCTTCAATGTCTGGTTATCGGAAAGATGAATACAGTTGGAGATATGATGGCAATGAGCTTCCCGAGGATGTAATGAGAACCTCAGCTGCATTGGAAAACCTGCAACTGGATCGAAAAGCTAGAAACCTAACCTCATCTTGGCG ACATGGAGGAGATGGTATCAATGAGGATGATAGCAGAGGTGAACATATGTAA